Within Paeniglutamicibacter psychrophenolicus, the genomic segment GAGGCAACCCATGGAAGTCAAGACCGCACTAATCACCGGGGCGTCCTCGGGGATCGGGGAAGCCACCGCCCGGAAGCTGCGGGCCATGGGCTTCACCGTCTACGCGGCGGCACGACGTCTCGAGCGGATGCAGGGCCTCTCGGACGACGGCATTGCCGTGATGGCGATGGATGTCACCGACGATGCGTCCATGCGGGTCGGCATCGAGCGGATCGTGACCGAGACCGGTCGCATCGACGTGCTGGTCAACAACGCCGGCTACGGTTCATACGGCGCCCTGGAAGACGTCGAGATCGACGAGGGCCGACGGCAGTTCGAGGTCAACGTGTTCGGTGCGATCAGGCTCGCGCAACTGGTGCTCCCCCACATGCGCGCCCGCGGCGCGGGCACCATCGTGAACATCTCCTCGATGGGTGGGAAGATATACACTCCGCTGGGCGGTTGGTACCACGGCACGAAATTTGCCCTTGAGGCACTGAGCGATTGCCTGCGCCTGGAAGTCGCGCCGTTCGGCATCGACGTCGTCGTGATCGAGCCCGGCGGCATTGCCACCGAGTGGGGACCCATCGCCGGGGATCTCGTCGAGCAGGCCTCCGGGCACGGTCCCTACGGCAGGCAGGCCGCTGCTGTCGCGAAGTTGTTGCGCGGGGAAACCACCGGCGGGCGCAACTCCCCTCCGGGGGTGGTGGCCGACGCGGTCGGAAGGGCCGTGCGCGCCTCCAGGCCCAAGACCCGGTACGCCGTAGGCTTCGGTGCCAAACCGCTGATCCTGGCGCGCCGCTTCCTTGGCGACCGCCTCTTCGATGCGCTGATCACCCGGGCCACGGGCATGCCCCGGCGCTGACACCGGGGCTCCGGGGATCAGCAACGCTCCCGCCGGCCGGCAACGGCAAACGGGCCGGGTGCCTTCCGGATCCGCATTCCCCCGTTTAATGCAGGGGAATCCCGAATCCGGTGCACCCGGCCCGTTGCTTGTCAGGCTGTTGCCCGGGACCTACCAGCCGCGCTCGGCCAGGCGGTGCGGCGCCGGGATGTCGGCGACGTTGATGCCGACCATGGCTTCGCCCAGGCCGCGGGAGATCTTGGCCAGCTCGTCCGGGTCGTTGAAGAAGGTGGTTGCCTTCACGACGGCTGCGGCACGCTGTGCCGGGTTGCCGGACTTGAAGATGCCCGAGCCCACGAACACGCCGTCGGCGCCCAGCTGCATCATCATCGCGGCGTCGGCCGGGGTGGCGATGCCGCCGGCGGTGAAGAGCACGACCGGCAGCTTGCCGGTGGCGGCAACTTCCTTGACCAGTTCGTACGGGGCCTGCAGCTCCTTGGCTGCAACGTACAGCTCGTCCTTCGGAAGGGCCGCGAGCTTGGCGATCTCGGAGCGGATCTTGCGCATGTGGCCGGTGGCGTTGGAAACGTCGCCGGTGCCGGCCTCGCCCTTGGAGCGGATCATGGCCGCGCCTTCGTTGATGCGGCGCAGGGCCTCGCCCAGGTTGGTGGCGCCGCAGACGAAGGGAACCTTGAAGTTCCACTTGTCGATGTGGTGCTCGTAGTCGGCCGGGGAAAGCACCTCGGACTCGTCGACGTAGTCGACACCGAGGGACTGCAGGATCTGTGCCTCGACGAAGTGCCCGATGCGGGCCTTGGCCATCACCGGGATGGAAACCGCGGCAATGATGCTGTCGATCATGTCCGGGTCGCTGGCGCGCGAGACGCCTCCCTGGGCACGGATATCGGCCGGAACGCGCTCGAGGGCCATGACGGCGACGGCGCCGGCATCCTCGGCGATGCGGGCCTGCTCCGCCGTGACAACATCCATGATGACGCCGCCCTTGAGCATGTCGGCCATGCCCCGCTTGACGCGGTCGCTACCTACGGTGGTTGCGGGGGTGGGGACGCCTTGGTTTTCAGACACCTTGGGGGTTCCTTTCAATAAGGTGAGCAGTACGCGAATCATCGTAGGTCCGCCGCGTCACAAAGACCGCGGGTGTGTCGTCACAATTCAAAACTAGGTGCAAACACACCTAATGTCCAGCGCCGAAGGCAGCGGGGAAGATAATGTGAAAACTCGGCCACTGTCTCGAAACTTCCTAGTGGGACGGTCTATTTAGGATTACGCACCGGTCTCTGGACGCATCCCCGATCTCGAAGGTGGAAATCGCGGAAAATCAAATGCTTCCTTGACTGCCGAGCCCCATCCGGGCAACCGGGCACCGGGCCCTTCCCTGCTCCCGCAGGAATCCCCATCCCTCGGTTCACTGCACCCGCACCCGCCCGATCGCCCCGGGACCGCGGGAAGGTGGCAAACGCAAAAGAGTGGCGCAGAGCGGAGCAACGTCGGCGATGCCTGTTTGCGCATTAAACGGATTGGCCGCCGGGGTTGCCCCCGACGGCCAATCCATGAAGTGCCTTGTCGCTTTAGTCGATGTCCGCCCAGCCTGCGGCAAGGTCCACGCGGATGTCGCCGAGCGTTGCCGGGATGGCCTTGGTCTCGGCAATGATCGGGAAGAAGTTCCCGTCCCCCGCCCAACGCGGGACCACGTGCTGGTGCAGGTGCGCGGCAATCCCCGCACCGCCGGTGACGCCCTGGTTCATGCCCAGGTTGAAACCGGTGGGACGCGAGACGTGCCGCAGCACGCGCATGGCCTTTTGGGCCAGCGCTGCCATCTCCGCGGTTTCCTCGGCGGTGATGTCCGTGTAGTCCGGCACGTGGCGGTAGGGGCAGATCAGCAGGTGGCCCGGGTTGTACGGGAAGAGGTTCAGGATCACGTAGGCGGTCTTGCCGCGGTGGATGATCAGCGAATCCTCGTCGCTGCGGGTCGGCCCGGCGCAGAAGGGACAGGAGTCCTCGTCCTTGACCTGGTCCTGGCCGGCCTTGATGTAGGCCATCCGGTAGGGAGTCCACAGGCGCTGGAACGAATCGGGCACCCCGGCGAGTTCGAAGTCGTCGGTGATGGCGGCATCGGCTGCTTCCTGGGACGCGCCACCCGGATGGCTGGATGCGTAAACGTTCGTGGACTCCCCCATGGATCTAGGCTTCCCGGTTCTTCACGGCCGCGACGATGCGGGCAACCGCCTCGTCGACCGGCACGCCGTTGTCGGTGCTGCCGTCGCGGAAGCGGAAGGACACCGCTCCGGCCTCGGCGTCCTCGCCGCCGGCGATGAGCACGAACGGGACCTTTTCCTTGGACGCGGTGCGGATCTTCTTCGGGAACCGGTCCGAGGAGATGTCCGCCTCGGCACGGATGCCCGCGGCCTTGAGCTTGTCGATGACATCGAACATGTACTCGTTGAAGGCCTCGGCCACGGGGATGCCCACGACCTGGACCGGGGAGAGCCAGGCCGGGAAGGCACCGGCGTAGTGCTCGGTGAGGACGCCCATGAAGCGTTCCACGGAACCGAACAGGGCACGGTGGATCATCACCGGGCGCTGGCGGGTGCCGTCGGCCGCCTGGTACTCGAGCTCGAAGCGCTCGGGCAGGTTGAAGTCCAGCTGGATGGTGGACATCTGCCAGGTGCGGCCCAGCGCGTCCTTGGCCTGCACGGAGATCTTCGGGCCGTAGAAGGCCGCTCCCCCCGGATCCGGGACCAGCTCCAGCCCCGAGGCCTCGGCGACCTCGGCCAGGGTGCGGGTTGCTTCCTCCCACACGTCGTCGTCGCCGACGAACTTCTCCGGGTTCTTGGTGGAGAGCTCCAGGTAGAAGTCATCCAGCCCGTAG encodes:
- a CDS encoding HIT family protein, whose protein sequence is MGESTNVYASSHPGGASQEAADAAITDDFELAGVPDSFQRLWTPYRMAYIKAGQDQVKDEDSCPFCAGPTRSDEDSLIIHRGKTAYVILNLFPYNPGHLLICPYRHVPDYTDITAEETAEMAALAQKAMRVLRHVSRPTGFNLGMNQGVTGGAGIAAHLHQHVVPRWAGDGNFFPIIAETKAIPATLGDIRVDLAAGWADID
- the pdxS gene encoding pyridoxal 5'-phosphate synthase lyase subunit PdxS, with amino-acid sequence MIRVLLTLLKGTPKVSENQGVPTPATTVGSDRVKRGMADMLKGGVIMDVVTAEQARIAEDAGAVAVMALERVPADIRAQGGVSRASDPDMIDSIIAAVSIPVMAKARIGHFVEAQILQSLGVDYVDESEVLSPADYEHHIDKWNFKVPFVCGATNLGEALRRINEGAAMIRSKGEAGTGDVSNATGHMRKIRSEIAKLAALPKDELYVAAKELQAPYELVKEVAATGKLPVVLFTAGGIATPADAAMMMQLGADGVFVGSGIFKSGNPAQRAAAVVKATTFFNDPDELAKISRGLGEAMVGINVADIPAPHRLAERGW
- a CDS encoding oxidoreductase; this encodes MEVKTALITGASSGIGEATARKLRAMGFTVYAAARRLERMQGLSDDGIAVMAMDVTDDASMRVGIERIVTETGRIDVLVNNAGYGSYGALEDVEIDEGRRQFEVNVFGAIRLAQLVLPHMRARGAGTIVNISSMGGKIYTPLGGWYHGTKFALEALSDCLRLEVAPFGIDVVVIEPGGIATEWGPIAGDLVEQASGHGPYGRQAAAVAKLLRGETTGGRNSPPGVVADAVGRAVRASRPKTRYAVGFGAKPLILARRFLGDRLFDALITRATGMPRR